Below is a window of Runella sp. SP2 DNA.
AAAAACCTCATTTCCAGTAACTTGTCAGCCCGATAAAAACAAACAACGGCGGAGCAATTAGCCGAAGTGTTTAAGGTAGGACAAACAACAATCAAACGCGATGCAGAGTTTGTTTGCCCAAGGGCTTGAAAAAACTTAGCCATGAGCTTAAAACTTCGGTACTTGGTGGCAAAGTAAAATTGAATAAAGGATTGATTCAACAATTCGCCAAAATTCCCACCCTAGACACACAATATACGACCATCGAATCAGTAAAAACGTTTTGACGTGAAGAACACCGTTGCCTACGTCTGTTGCTAAAGTGAGCCCTGAGGAAGAACTCATTTAGTCCGTCACGGAATTGGTAGGAAAGCTCAAAAATACAAAAAAGCGAAAAGAAACCTGCGATTAGCTGATTGCACTTGCTTCGAGTTTAAAAGTGCTCGATTAAGCACACCTTACCGTCGCTTTCTGTTCACAATATCTATAAAGAGTGATATAAAAATATTATTCCTAATGATTAACTTTCTTTTAGCGCATTTGCATCAATCCTTGTTCTGCTGGAAATTACTCTGGAAGCACATTTTTATATGACCACCATTACCAATAGGCTGAGTTTCAATCCTTGTTCTGCTGGAAATTACTCTGGAAGGAAATGATTGTAAGCCAAACACATATTACAGGGCGTCTGTTTCAATCCTTGTTCTGCTGGAAATTGCTCTTGAAGGCATCGGCGGGCGGAACTTCAACCATTCCCAAACCTGTTTCAATCCTTGTTCTGCTGGAAATTGCTCTGGAAGAAGGAGGTCGATGATAGATTTGAATCAACACTGTATCTGTTTCAATCCTTGTTCTGCTGGAAATTGCTCTGGAAGCGACAACCAAACAAATGTCGAACTTGTAGAAAATTTTAGTTTCAATCCTTGTTCTGCTGGAAATTGCTCTGGAAGATGCAAAAGACGCACTAAAAGTAATTCTTGAAGTTCATGGGTTTCAATCCTTGTTCTGCTGGAAATTGCACTGGAAGCGCTGTTGCCTCTCTGTTATTTTCTTTATCTTTCCACCGTTTCAATCCTTGTTCTGCTGGAAATTGCTCTGGAAGACGGGCGGACGATGTCGGCGAAGCTGGTGCCGATGCAATAATGTTTCAATCCTTGTTCTGCTGGAAATTGCTCTGGAAGCTCAACTTTGAATGGCCAAGTGCTTTTGAAATTGAAGTTTCAATCCTTATTCTGCTGGAAATTGCTCTGGAAGAGTACTCCTATTTGGCGCTGGAAATGCTAGTTGAGGCGTTTCAATCCTTATTCTGCTGGAAATTGCTCTGGAAGCCTTGGAGAGCACCATTAAACGATTTGTCAGTTTTAAAGTTTCAATCCTTATTCTGCTGGAAATTGCTCTGGAAGTCGTCAGCTGCGCTAATGACCTGAGTACAAATATAATAACTGTCTTTTACTTTGCCTCCTTTTCTTAAAAACAGTATGTCAATGAACTCTTTTTTTGCCATTTTCTTCCTTTTTTCCGAATCCATAACTCCCTAATTACAAACTATTTACCTTCTTATTTTTGAGCATTTAAAATAAATTCTGCCTCGGAACTCTCTTACCTTACTCTTATCGTATGCACAGGTTTCGGTAGGTGCACTCCACACAGCGGGCTTTATACTTCGTCGCTTTTGGGTAAAAGTTGTTGCCAATAATGTGCTCTATCGCTCTGGCCGCCTCTTTCACACTACGTATATTATCCTCCGATATAGGTACTTCCACCAATTTGTTCCGACTACGGGTATAAACCAAATATCCTTTCTCTACTTTCTTCCCAAAATTTTCTTCAATCAACCACGCATAACAGTACAACTGCGTTTGGTAGGTTTCATAGACCCGATCTTTGTACTCGGCAAATTTGTAGTCCAAGGGCACCATTGTTCCATCTGCCAACTCCAGTACTTCATCTACCCTACCCCGTATCAACTCATTTGTAAGGTACTGGTCAATGTACTTCCCAACCGCACCTATGCGTTTACGCAAATAGTCTTTGTTTTGTTCCAATTTCAAATCGTGCAACTCCCGCCCCCGCATTACTTTATAGTTTTTCTCCTCGTACTGCGGAATCGCCAGCACGTACTCAAAATACGTAAATCTCGGACAGTAAAGATACTCAATAATATGCGATGGTGTCAAGGTCATTTTTAGTGTCGGGTTTTAGAGTGACGAATATCGAATAACACATCCATTTTGCCTATTGAGGGTCGAGTAAAGAACATTTATTCGACATTCTGCACTCAGCCCTCTACCTTCAAAAAAACAATGCTCGTACTTGGTCTGTTACAAGGTCTTTGTCAAAGGCTTGTCCCAACAAATCCGTTGACCGAAGCTCGTCTTTGCTCATCGGAAAAATATACACTTTGTCTTTTACTTCGTCAATCAATTCCTCTATTTTGAGACGTAGCGTATCTTTTTCGTTGGCAGTCAGTGTGCCCAAAAAACACGAATACTGTACTCGGTACAGGCCCGCTTGTTCGCAAAGTTTGGCTACTTTGGTGCGACTACGGTCTTTTTCGATGTCATACAAAACCCAGATAATCATATTTGTAAATGACGAATTTAGAATTGGGAATGGATAATTCGATACTACTGATTTTATGCAATTAAGGCATTGGCAAAACTATGTGCTTCGAGTTGAATGATATGGCTTCTGACCAGGTTTCGGCCTCGGTGTTTGATGGGATCGTCGTCCATAAATTTGGAAAAACTCATCACCAATAGTTCTTTTCCCGTTTTGTTCAGACTTACGCCATTTTGTAATTCGTCCAAATGCGATTTATTTACTTTTTTGGCCGAAAACAACCGAAATACCACCTCATCTGCAAAGGCACGGTAAGGCTCAATAAAATCAAAGACCATGCTGAGTTGGTTGTAATCGTCGCGGTGCATAAAACCCACATAAGGATCTACCCCCGCCACAATCAATGCCTTTTCTATTTTGCTGTACAAAATTCCGTAGGCATAGTTCAAAAAAGCATTAAACGCATCTTTGGCAGGCCGCATACTCCGCCCATTGAAGCTATATTCTTTGGGCAAAACATAATTTAATGTCTCAAAATACAACCGTCCTGCCGTACCTTCCAATCCTCGAAGTGTGTCCGCAATTTCACTGACCGTTGACGCATCCAAACTTGAAATAGAAACCGAAAGGGCCTCAATACGAGTCACTTTGTCATTTAAGTAATCAAGGTGCTGAGGACGGTGTTTTTTCAAGTCTTTGATAAACGACAATTGATTATCCAACTTTGCCGTTAGCCATGTTTTGACCCACGTCAGCCCTTCTTTCCCCAAGCTTGCCTCTAGTTGTCGCTTTCGGATTTTAGTCGTACTACCCAGCTTGCTGTGCCACACCCTCCCAATGGGGTCGCCCGATTGTTCAATAAACAAAATGTCCACATTGTGAATCATCGCCAGCTTAATAGCATCAGTACTGAGCGCCGAACCCGTCGCCAAAACAATCCCTGTTACTTTTAAGGCCGAATAGTGTTTTTTTTCGACTTCCCCCTTTTCGTTCTTCTTCCGAATCTCAAACATATCGTCTTTGACGTGGACGTAGGTGCCGTAGG
It encodes the following:
- the cas4 gene encoding CRISPR-associated protein Cas4 encodes the protein MTLTPSHIIEYLYCPRFTYFEYVLAIPQYEEKNYKVMRGRELHDLKLEQNKDYLRKRIGAVGKYIDQYLTNELIRGRVDEVLELADGTMVPLDYKFAEYKDRVYETYQTQLYCYAWLIEENFGKKVEKGYLVYTRSRNKLVEVPISEDNIRSVKEAARAIEHIIGNNFYPKATKYKARCVECTYRNLCIR
- the cas2 gene encoding CRISPR-associated endonuclease Cas2, with product MIIWVLYDIEKDRSRTKVAKLCEQAGLYRVQYSCFLGTLTANEKDTLRLKIEELIDEVKDKVYIFPMSKDELRSTDLLGQAFDKDLVTDQVRALFF
- the cas1 gene encoding CRISPR-associated endonuclease Cas1 encodes the protein MQLHINTYGTYVHVKDDMFEIRKKNEKGEVEKKHYSALKVTGIVLATGSALSTDAIKLAMIHNVDILFIEQSGDPIGRVWHSKLGSTTKIRKRQLEASLGKEGLTWVKTWLTAKLDNQLSFIKDLKKHRPQHLDYLNDKVTRIEALSVSISSLDASTVSEIADTLRGLEGTAGRLYFETLNYVLPKEYSFNGRSMRPAKDAFNAFLNYAYGILYSKIEKALIVAGVDPYVGFMHRDDYNQLSMVFDFIEPYRAFADEVVFRLFSAKKVNKSHLDELQNGVSLNKTGKELLVMSFSKFMDDDPIKHRGRNLVRSHIIQLEAHSFANALIA